Proteins from one Ficedula albicollis isolate OC2 unplaced genomic scaffold, FicAlb1.5 N00780, whole genome shotgun sequence genomic window:
- the LOC107604470 gene encoding loricrin-like, whose protein sequence is MMGSGGGEEGPGGGLDGGRSSDDRDVRRGCAGPAASPEVTGVGGGGSAPGTEGKSGDDGTGRGARAEPGGKGRGTVAAVETGGCGSSRSGGCNSEGSRIGAEPGTGESGIPPGAAAGGGGGTASGWCRGGNGSVGKNSGAQVLESGRGRNVHGTVEGGRGGFPSGYGVAAGVGCSLFRSSRAAMESRQAWVVPRVGWAMASPCSAGEGRRRRMACKWGGAVLRSHGSICGG, encoded by the exons ATGATG GGATCTGGCGGAGGGGAGGAGGGCCCCGGTGGAGGGCTGGACGGGGGTCGTTCTTCCGACGACC GGGACGTGAGGAGGGGCTGTGCGGGGCCGGCAGCCTCGCCTGAGGTGACGGGGGTCGGCGGCGGAGGCAGCGCGCCGGGCACCGAGGGAAAAAGCGGCGATGACGGGACGGGGAGGGGAGCCCGCGCCGAACCGGGCGGCAAAGGGAGGGGAACCGTGGCGGCAGTGGAAACCGGCGGCTGTGGTTCCAGCAGGAGCGGCGGCTGTAACTCGGAAGGGAGCAGGATCGGCGCAGAGCCGGGCACCGGAGAGAGTGGGATTCCGCCGGGAGCGGCAgcgggcggcggcggcgggacCGCTTCAGGATGGTGCCGCGGCGGAAACGGGTCGGTGGGAAAAAACAGCGGCGCGCAGGTTTTGGAGTCGGGACGGGGTCGGAACGTCCACGGGACAGTAGAAGGGGGCCGCGGGGGATTCCCGAGCGGCTATGGAGTCGCGGCAGGCGTGGGTTGTTCCCTCTTCCGATCTTCCCGAGCGGCTATGGAGTCGCGGCAGGCGTGGGTTGTTCCGCGTGTGGGCTGGGCGATGGCGAGTCCGTGCAGCGCGGGGGAGGGGCGCCGCCGCCGCATGGCCTGCAAGTGGGGGGGTGCCGTGCTGCGCAGCCACGGCAGCATCTGCGGAGGGtga